TCTGACGCTCGGTACGTCAGGTGGGAACCATGTGCGACAGACCAGGATCTGCACAGGGACAGCTCCCATGGATGATGAATAGCCTCAGGGATATGCCGAGGCTCGTACCGGGCAGTTCCCGCCGTATCTGCATTTAGGATGGCGGAGGCCGCTACGCAACCGCTTCCGCGCGATTTCAGGCCTCGGCGGCGTCTTCCTCGAGCGCGGCGGCGACGGCTTCGAGCCGGTCGGCGATGCGTTCGAGGAGCACCGGCGAGACGCCTTCGGGCGGATTGCGCTGCACGTCGTCGACCATGTCGGCGAGGATCAGCGAGAGATAGACCAGAGTTCGCTCGGCATTGAGCCCGCCCGAGGCGCGCTGCGCGGATGGCGCATGCTCCTGAAGGATCGATTCGAGGTGGCGGAGATGCGGCTCGTCGCCGTCGCGCGCGGCGATCGAATAGCTTCTGCCGGCAACGCTGATGTCGATATCGGCCATCAATCGGCTTCCACGCTGGCGCTCTCGCGGGCGATCAGCGCGTCGAGCGACGTCACGGCGTCCCCGATCCGCGCGCGCAGCTTGGCGTGGCGGGTGGCGAGGCGGGCAGTGGCATAGGCGCGCGCGGCGGCGGCGGCCTCGATCCGCGCAAGCGCCTGTTCGATACGATCTGAGGGGCTTTCGGCCATAGCTCACTCGATTAGGCAGAGCGGACCGGCGCGGCAAGTGCGCATGAGGCGAACGGTCCATCGTTTTTCCATCGCGGGCGAACGGCTTCGGCCAAGCGGGTCGGCGGAGCGGTTGACGCGCGGGCGCGTGCGTCCCAAAGGCGTCCGCGACCAGCAGGGGAGTCCACGTGTCCGCATCCTTCACCGACTGCGCCAACGCCATCCGAGCGCTATCGATGGACGCCGTGGAGGCCGCCAATTCGGGGCATCCCGGCATGCCGATGGGCATGGCCGACGTCGCCACCGTGCTCTTCCAGGAATATCTGAAGTTCGATCCGGCCGATCCGCACTGGCCCGACCGGGACCGCTTCGTGCTGTCTGCCGGGCACGGATCGATGCTGATCTATTCGTTGCTTCACTTGACCGGCTATGCCCGGCCGACGATCGAGGACATCAAGACCTTCCGCCAGATCGGGTCGCCCTGCGCGGGGCACCCGGAGAATTTCGAGCTTCCCGGCGTCGAGTGCACCACCGGCCCGCTGGGGCAGGGCGTGGCGATGGCGGTGGGCATGGCGATCGCCGAGCGCCACCTCAACAGCGGCTTCGGCGATGACCTCATCGATCACCGGACCTGGGCGATCGCGGGCGATGGCTGCCTGATGGAAGGCATCAACCACGAGGCGATCGGACTCGCCGGGCATCTCAAGCTCGGCCGGCTCAACGTGCTGTGGGACGATAATCGCATCACGATCGACGGGCGCGTGTCGCTGTCGTCGAGCGAGGATATTCCCGCGCGCTACCGTGCCACCGGGTGGCACGTCGTCGAATGCGACGGGCATGATGCCGCAAGCATCCGCGCTGCGCTCGACGAAGCCGTTGCCGACGATCGGCCGTCTCTGGTCCGCTGCACGACGATCATCGGCAAGGGCGCGCCGAACAAGCAGGACAGCTCCGGATCGCACGGCTCGCCGCTTGGCGCGGCCGAAGTCGCCGCGGCGCGCGAGACGCTCGGCTGGGCGTGGCCGGCATTCGAAGTGCCCGAGGACATTCGCGAGACATGGCTCGAAGCCGGCAAGCGCGGCGGCGAACCGCGCGGCGCGTGGCAGGCGCGGCTTGCCGCGAGCAGCCAGCGTGGCGAGTTCGAGCGCCGGATGGCGTCGGTCGCCGATCTCGCCGGGCCCGCGCTCGAAGAGTTCATCGCCAAGCTGGCCGCCGAGCCTGCCAATGTCGCCAGCCGAAAGGCTTCGGAGATGGCGCTGGGGCCGCTGACCGAGAAGATCCCGCAGCTGCTCGGCGGCTCGGCCGACCTAACCGGTTCGAACAACACTAAGACCAAGGCGACTGGACCGCTTACCGCCGACGATTATTCGGGCCGCTATATCTATTACGGCATCCGCGAGTTCGGCATGGCCGCGGCGATGAACGGCATGGCGCTGCACGGCGGCGTCGTACCCTATGGCGGCACCTTCTTGGTGTTCAGCGACTATTGCCGCAACGCAATCCGGCTGTCGGCGCTGCAGCGCGCCGGCGTAGTCTATGTGATGACGCATGATTCGATCGGGCTCGGCGAGGACGGCCCGACGCACCAGCCGATCGAGCACGTCATGAGCCTGCGGCTGATCCCCAATCTCAACGTCTATCGTCCGTCCGACGCGATCGAGACCGCCGAATGCTGGGCGCTGGCACTGCAGACGCCGGAGACGCCGTCGGTGCTGGCATTGTCGCGCCAGAATCTGCCCCAGCTTCGCGGCCTTGGCGACGAGAGTTGGTCGGCGGCATCGAACCGTTCGGCGCAGGGCGGCTATCGCCTGCGCGCCGCGGCAGCCGCACGCAAGGTGGTACTGGTCGCCACCGGCTCCGAAGTGTCGCTTGCGGCCGAGATCGCCGACGCGCTGGAGACGAACGGGATCGGCGCCGATCTGGTCTCGATGCCGTGCACCGAATTGTTCGACGCGCAGGACGCCGCCTATCGCACCGACCTGTTGCCCGCCGACGCCCTGATCGTCTCGATCGAGGCGGGCACGACGTTCGGCTGGGAGCGCTACACGGGCTTGAACGGGCTGCGCTTCGGCATCGACCGGTTCGGCGCATCGGGCCCGGCGCCCAAGCTCTACGATCATTTCGGGCTGACCGCCGCCAAGATCGTGCCGCAGATCGTGGCAGCGCTCGGCTGAGCCCCCATATAGCGAGCCGACGGCTCACAAAATCGAAGCAGGAGTGAAGCGATATGACGAAGGTTGCGATCAACGGTTTCGGGCGCATCGGACGGCTGGTCGCGCGCGCGATCCTCGAGCGTCCCGACAGCGGGCTCGAGCTGGTGACGATCAACGACCTCGCCGACGCCAAGTCCAACGCGTGGCTCTTCTCGCGTGACAGCGTCCACGGCAAATATCCGGGCACGGTGAGCGCCGACGGCAACGACCTTGTCATCGACGGCAAGCGCATCAAGGTGACCGCCGAGAAGGATCCGGCGAACCTGCCGCACGGCGAGAACGGCGTTGACCTGGTGCTGGAATGCACCGGCTTCTTCACCGATCGCGCATCGGCGCAGAAGCATATCGACGCGGGCGCCAAGAAGGTGCTGATCTCGGCGCCGGGCAAGAATGTC
This genomic stretch from Sphingomonas sp. LM7 harbors:
- the zapA gene encoding cell division protein ZapA codes for the protein MADIDISVAGRSYSIAARDGDEPHLRHLESILQEHAPSAQRASGGLNAERTLVYLSLILADMVDDVQRNPPEGVSPVLLERIADRLEAVAAALEEDAAEA
- the tkt gene encoding transketolase translates to MDAVEAANSGHPGMPMGMADVATVLFQEYLKFDPADPHWPDRDRFVLSAGHGSMLIYSLLHLTGYARPTIEDIKTFRQIGSPCAGHPENFELPGVECTTGPLGQGVAMAVGMAIAERHLNSGFGDDLIDHRTWAIAGDGCLMEGINHEAIGLAGHLKLGRLNVLWDDNRITIDGRVSLSSSEDIPARYRATGWHVVECDGHDAASIRAALDEAVADDRPSLVRCTTIIGKGAPNKQDSSGSHGSPLGAAEVAAARETLGWAWPAFEVPEDIRETWLEAGKRGGEPRGAWQARLAASSQRGEFERRMASVADLAGPALEEFIAKLAAEPANVASRKASEMALGPLTEKIPQLLGGSADLTGSNNTKTKATGPLTADDYSGRYIYYGIREFGMAAAMNGMALHGGVVPYGGTFLVFSDYCRNAIRLSALQRAGVVYVMTHDSIGLGEDGPTHQPIEHVMSLRLIPNLNVYRPSDAIETAECWALALQTPETPSVLALSRQNLPQLRGLGDESWSAASNRSAQGGYRLRAAAAARKVVLVATGSEVSLAAEIADALETNGIGADLVSMPCTELFDAQDAAYRTDLLPADALIVSIEAGTTFGWERYTGLNGLRFGIDRFGASGPAPKLYDHFGLTAAKIVPQIVAALG